In Lolium rigidum isolate FL_2022 chromosome 7, APGP_CSIRO_Lrig_0.1, whole genome shotgun sequence, the DNA window ATTTCTTCTCTTTGAGGAGATAGTGTAACGTCGCGTAAGCTATAGCAACACCATCATGCGTGCTTGTTCCACGACCAAGCTCATCAATGATAACTAGGGATCGAGATGAGCAGTTATGCAATATGTTGGAAGCTTCATTCAACTCTTCATAGAAGGTACTTGTTCCTTGTTGAATACTGTCAGATGCACCCATCCGAGTATAAACTCCATCAACAACATGCAATCTTGCTGATGAAGCTGGTACAAAGGAACCAACCTAATGAAATCAAAGCAACAAGTTTTAGAAATCACCTCAGAAAGAAAGTTTCAATCAAGGTAATATTTGATGACTATAAGCCATTAGCTGCTTGTAAAATTACATAATGCTTCGCCAATGTTCTTGTCAACAGCGGTCAAACGACTAGCAGAAAGTTTCACATACATCCACAATGTGTTTCCAAGGAACAAGGATAGCCTAAGAGTATGGGATAAAACCTGTACCTGGGCCATAATCGTAATTAGTGCAACTTGGCGAATATAGCAACTTTTGCCTCCCATATTTGGTCCTGTAACAATCTGGCAGTACTCCCCATCTGCTTGAAGGTCTGTATCATTTGGAACAAAATTGTCTCCAAGCAGGGACTCTAGAACCTAAAATCCAACAGCATACCATACCATACCACCACCGTCAAAGGTCCAAAGCTACGAAGTGTTAAGTGCAAAACTGAAGGAAAGTACTGATATGACCAAACTTCGAACActtgatttatttatttatttatttgacaAAACACAAAGCCTTCGGTTTCATTTCATTGGAAAGAGAGAAGTTTTGTTACAATCCTCCTAGGAGGCCAAACAGGGGAACTGAAAGATACATCAATGCACATAAACGCTTGATGAAAGTTAGCAATAGAGTGGAGAGTGATCTAAAACTAACCGGATGACGGCCATTTTTTATGTGAATCTGACTTGCCTCGTCCTCAGGAACAAAATTAGGTTTTACATAATTCTGGAAAAATGGAGAACAGATGATGATTGATGTCAAATAGGTAAAAGGTGCATGTAAACGGATGGACATTGGTTAAAGATAGGCTATTACATTTTGTCTTGCAAGAGTGGCAAGAGAGTATAAACAGTCTAGAGTTGCAAGAGATTCAACAGTTGCTTGAAACTGCGCATAATATTTTCCGAAATCCATAAGGAATGTATGCCATGTTGTCCTGCAGATAACTGCTAGCTCTTCCTTAGCCAGCAATAAATTGTTTAAGTTCTTCAAAATATCAGGAGTGTGGTATCTGATAGTTTTTTTGGTGCTATTTACTTTCATCCAATCTGAAGGCACCCTTCTATCTAATGGTAGCTGCAGGCACAAATAGGCAATATTATATAACATAATGGAAACTGCAAGAAATATTCTTCCCATTTGAAACTACCATATCTGAAGGTAACTGAATTGAACTAATCGACTTAACTTCGATCAAATAGGCTGTTCCAGCTATGGTTTTGTACTCCAAGTTGCGCATGCCCAGCTGCTTCCGATACTCGACAATTAAAATGTCCAGTTTTCTTTTGGCCATTTCAACAGCCACATGACCCTCGGCAACCTATGGAAGATATTTAAGTACCAGTATGATGCATCACAAAACGTAGAAGATAAAACAAGCTTGATTCATTAACAGCGAAGGATTTACCTCAGGGAACTGATCAACAGATGATATAAATAGATTTGCCATATCTCCTTGATCGGCAGCGTCTTTGTTAAGACACGACAGAAGTTTAACAGAATTAGCAAGTACAAAGGATGATGAAGCTGTACTTATTAGCCTTCTCAGCAAAGAAGAGTGGATAGTTGTATGCTGAGAAGACACAGTGTCAGTATCATCGATAACAAGCTTCTTCAGCTGCTTTCCAGCTGTCAGAATAGCTTGGATAACCCCAACAAACTGCAACGTGAAAGTATAAGCAGTTAGGCATCCATAGCACACTAGCTAATTCTTGGAATATATAGCAAATGGAAGCTTTTGAGTTACAAATCATGATGATTCTGTGAATATCATATAAACTTGAGAGAATAATTCCATGATAAAGCAGTCACAAGAATGTAGTCTAGATGCTGAAAAGAGAAGGTAATAAAAGGACCGGGCTGAGCAGATTATGGTTCATGCAGAGAACACAAACACAGAGCATGTCAAAAACTTCTTTTATGTGACACATATTTAAGTAGCCAAAAAAAGTGACACATATAtgaatctagacacattttatccTACGTTTTGTCTAAATCTGCGACAAGTATTTAGGGCCGGAGGGGGAGTAACACATTTTAATATAACGGAAAAGAAACCACTAGCAAGTATGACATGCCACTTTTGAAATGAGCAATCAAAATCAGGGCCATGGTTCCGGTCTAAACTCAATTTGAACAACGAAAtgaatatatttgacctctttAGATGTGGCTCTGCAGTGAAAAATCCTTGTTATTCCTCTCTGAGAATCAAGTGATCTTCCAAGCATTGTTAAAACAGATGAAAGAATGGTGCTCAGATCACTTCGCACCAAAGCTGTGCAGCACCCATCCTCTTCACCATGCAGAATGCTAACCGAATCTTGCCGTGATCCCATCGATTCAGAGATCTCAGAGACCGCATCGTGACGAGCACGTATTAGATTTCTATCACATAAAGGGTGAGTCAACTGCAAGAACACCACAAGAAGCACGTGTTAGGTTTCTATCACATAAGGGGCAAGTCAACTGCAAGAACaccaaaagatcaagaaagacatgaATGATTTAGTTGGCATAATGAGAATAGGTGTTTGGTTTGTCAGTGCAATTTCTTTTGTTTAAGCGAAATGATACAGCATCTTACCCAGTGTCTAAACAGTCTAGATCCAAAAGCTGTACATGTGTTGTTCATAGTTCGGAACAAAGACCCTTCTGTTGAACCATCTGAGTTGTTCTTCAATACCTGAAACACCCAGGTGTTACCTCGTAAATCATAATTAGAATGGAGGAGAATATCAAGGTGTTACCTCAAGTTGTTGAAGAGCGTTTGCTGATAGAGACATTTCAGTATTGGCACTAAATGGGCGAAACAAAGAACCAAAGCAGATTAGCCTAGCCATACCGAAACCCTTGAGATAGCGAGCGCTCAATGCCATAGCTTGTACAACTAGCTCCGGCATAGCCATGACACCCTACATGAACGAATAGAACTTACTAAACTAAAACTACAAGGTGAGGCGACAGTTAGTTACCTAAACTCCATTTGGAATAGTTAAGAAGGTTGGCAGTACCTCGATCCCATGAAGATTGTTGTTGTCGATACCATGAGGATTGGTGTCAGCTTCATTCATCAGTATTATCTGATTATTGTTTTCAATGGTCGGTGAGCTGACCTCCAACTTCTCAAACAGAGACAGAAGTTCAGCTAAAGCGCCACCCTCACCAAAACATGCCAGCGGGGTGCACTCAACCCGGACATTAGAGGCGGATCCCGCATATGCCCTCATCAGCTAGACAGCAAGTGGAGGAACATATCAACGAGAGGATGAGCATTGAGCAATATAAGACTGGAAGAGTGTTGTGATTGTAACACTTGCTCAAAATTGCAATAACTATAAAACgtagaaaaaaaaaaacaaagcaaatTGTAGGAGCAATATCTCAAGTTGGTGTCAATGAACAAGCTATCATACTTTATGGTGGACCTGGAGACTGGTAAATGCATAACTATTACAGCCATAGCTAGAGTGAGACCAGTGATTGTTTGTGGCCTTCAAAGCCTATCATGCCACACAAGAAATGACTTAACAAAGTTTCTATAAATATCCGCGAGTGAAATACACCACTGGTGCATAAACTCAAAGCGAATGAACGTTAGAGTCCACAAACTAAAAAAATGCTTATAATCATAAAATATCACAAACCTAGTACAATTTGACACATCATCAGTTCATCAGCAAACAAATGATACTACCTTTTCCGTGGCGAAGGAGAGTGGGGTGCCGAGTATGACCTCGACGGGCGCCAAGTCAAGCAGCACGGCCTCGAGGCCGCTCCTAGAGGCACCGTCCATGAACTCCCCGTGGACGACCTCACCGGTGGACACCTCGACGGCGACCAGCCCGACCTTGACCACGAACCCCTCCCTCCCCACCGTCCCCACCTCCCTGTCGACCACGCACACGAGGTACCTGCTCCCCTCCTCGGGGTCGCCGGCGCCCTCCATCTCCCCCGCCGCGGCCTCGATGGTGGCGCGCGTGTAGACGGCCGACAGCTCCCGCGCGAACGGGGCCGCGGACGTGGAAGCCGCGGCGGCCGCCTTGATTGCGGCGGTCTCGGTCTGTCGGACGACGCCGAcccggtggccggcgtcgacgagGCGGCGGACGTGGAAGGCGAGGCGGAAGGTGGGGACGCTGGCGGTGAGGAAGCTGCGGTCGGGGTGGGCGACGATgccgaggacggcggcggcggcggcggcgtcgtcgccgAAGAAGCGGAAGCGGTAGCCGACCTCGACCATGAGCAGGATGCCCGGGTGGCGCGCCTTGAGGGCTACCACCTGCTGCTCCAGCGGGGTGTAGCCTCGGGTGGCGGGGGCGGCGGTAGGGTTCGGgccggggggcggcggcggcgtgtcgaGGAGCCTGCGGCGGACGGCGTCGGGGTTGGGATTGGGCTTGGGTTTGGGTTTCTTGGCGGGGGGTTTGGGGGAGCGGGAGAGAGCGCGGGCGCGCTTGGCGGGGGAGAAGGAGGCGACGGTGGACGGGGAGGGtttagggggaggaggaggaggaggagggttggGCGGCTGGGCTTGGGCGGAGGTGGAGGGCGGGGGCGGCTGGGCTTGGGCGGAGGTggagggcgggggcgggggctTGGGGGAGAAGAAGCGGGAGAGCACCTGCTGCTTCGGCTGCTTGGCCATGGCGGTGGGGTGGGCGCGGGAAATGGGGGCTGGCGCGAGGTGGGGGAAAGGGTTTTGGGGAGGTGCGGCGGTCGCCGTTCGGTCGGTTCAGACTTCAGAGTTCAGACTCGACTCAGACTCTGAGCCTCCATAGACTTGGAAGTAAAAAAAGACTAATAAACATAGATTTCAGATAACAATAATAAACTACCAAATGTAGCATTGTCGTGATACTCTAACAAGATGAATTATCGGCCGATAATTCGCCTAGAAGGACAACTTCTTTGTGGGGATGGAATCTAATCATGTGCATATCTTTGTTCTACCGCGCAGTATCGTTTGTGTCGGAAAAAATCACCGTAATAGGACTCCCACTCGAATCTATTTTTCGGCGATGCTTTTTTTTTGAAGAGAATAATTACCAAGATGGTATTAAATACATTTAACCTTTGCGACAACATAAAGATGGTATAGCTatcaaggatgcacacaaccaaaagtaataaataaagaaagaaaggGAAAAAGAAACCCCACCCAGAGAGAGGATCAGAGGCTTGCAGCATGAACAAACCACCACTATTGATAACACCTAGATTTAGAGAAATGTTATCCAAAGCAACGCCTCTAGGAAGCGCAAGCGTTGTGGTTGCCCTATCTAGCCACTACAGTCAAATCATGGGTTTTCACTCGAAGAGGTCCAATCTCCAAAGAACGCCTCCAACGAGGAAATGACTTTCAGTGCTAGGTACAACCAATGAAgactaggtgatacgtctcaaacgtatctataatttcttatgctccatgctacttttatgatgatactcacatgttttatacacactttatgtcattattatgcattttctggcactaacctattgacgagatgccgaagagtcagttgttgttttctgctgttttttgtttcagaaatcctacaaaggaaatattctcggaattgaacgaaatcaacgcctagggtcttatttttccacgaagcttccagaagaccgaaagagaataatttttctggcgccgttgccggggagatcaagacacgctgcaagggtctcccacatccaatctctttactttgtttttgtcttgctttactttattttatttactgctttgtttgttctctatatcaaaaatacaaaaaaattagttgctagatttactttatttactatcttgtttgcgttctctatatcaaaaacataaaaaaaattagttacttgcatttactttatttagtttgctttatttactactgctaaaatgggtactcctgaaaatactaagttgtgtgacttcactagcacaaataataatgatttcctatgcacacctattgctccacctgctactatagcagaattttttgaaattaaacctgctttactaaatcttgttatgagagagcaattttctggtgttagttctgatgatgctgctgcccatcttaataattttgttgaactttgtgaaatgcaaaagtataaggatgtagatggtgacattataaaattaaaattgtttcatttctccttaagaggaagaggtaaagattggttgctatctttgcctaaaaatagtattgattcatgaactaaatgtaaggatgctttcattggtagatattatcctcccgctaaaattatatctttgagaagtagcataatgaattttaagcaattgaataatgagcatgttgcccaagcatggaaaagaatgaaatctttggtaaagaattgccctacccatggactaactacttggatgatcatccaaaccttttatgcaggattgaatttttcttcgcggaacctattggattcagctgctggaggtactttcatgtccatcactttgggggcggcaacaaagctccttgataatatgatgatcaattactctgaatggcacactgaaagggctccacaaggtaagaaggtaaattctgttgaagaaacctcttccttgagtgataagattgatgctattatgtctatgcttgtgaatggtagatctaatgttgatcctaataatgttcctttagcttcattggttgctcaagaagaacatgttgatgtgaacttcattaaaaataataatttcaacagcaatgcttataggaataattctggtaacaactataggccatatccttctaataatgataatggttatgggaattcttacaacaataataggagtgtaccccctggtcttgaagccatgcttaaagaatttattagtacacaaactgcttttaataaatctgttgaagaaaaacttgataaaattgatgttcttgcttctaaggttgatagtcttgcctctgatgttgatcttttaaaattgaaagttatgcctaatgaagataaagatattaagtcatttgctacagcaaacgccatccaagttcgaattaatgaaaatattagattgatggctgaattgtatgctaggtgggaaagagaagaaaacaaaaaacttgctaaagagaataatgtagctaaaatttggactattaccaccactagtaatgttaatgcttcacatgttgctaaacctcctactatcaatggtaaaataattggttttggcaatgtttctactcctagtgcaaagcgtgcaaaattgcctgaaactgctgaaattgctaaaactgctgaaactgtttgtgataaaactgctgaaatttttcaaaatattggggacaatgatcccattactTTAGATcaaaatggtttagattttgacgattgtcatatctctgaagttattaagttcttacaaaaacttgctagaagtcccaatgctagtgctataaatttggcctttacaaaatatattacaaatgctctcataaaagctagagaggagaaactaaaacttgaaacttctattcctaggaagttagaagatggttgggagcccatcattaagatgaaggtcaatgattttgattgtaatgctttatgtgatcttggtgcaagtatttcgttatgcctaagaaaatctatgatatgcttgacttgccaccattgaaaaattgttatttggatgttaatcttgctgataatgctataaagaaacctttggggaggattgataatgttcgcattatggttaacaataaccttgtccccgttgattttgttgtcttggatattgaatgcaatgcatcttgtctcattatattgggaagaccttttcttcgaactgttggtgctattattgatatgaaggaaggtaatattaagtatcaatttcctcttaagaaaggtatggaacacttccctagaaagagaatgaagttaccttatgattctattattagaacaaattatgatgttgatgcttcatctctcgataatacttgattcatactttcgcgcctagccgaaaggcgttaaagaaaagcgcttatgggagacaacccattattttacttctgcacttttgttttatatttgagtcttggaagttgttactactgtagcaacctctccttatctttattttattgcattgttgtgccaagtaaagtctttgatagtagggttgatactagatttggattactgcgcagaaacagatttcttactgtcacgaaattgagcagccccttctgtaggtaatttagaaaaatctgccaatttatgtgcgtgatcctcaaatatgtacgcaactttcattcaatttgagcattttcatctgagcaagttaagtgccccagaaaaattcgtctttacggactgttctgttttgacagatgctgctttttatttcgcattgcctgttttgctatgtttgatggatttctttgttccattaactttcagtagctttgtgcaatgtccagaagtgttaagaatgattatgtcacctctgaatatgtgaatttttgattatgcactaaccctctaatgagtttgttttgagtttgttgtggaggaagttttcaagggtcaagagaggaggatgatacaatatgatcaagaagagtgaaaagtctaagcttggggatgcccccgtggttcatccctgcatattttaagaagactcaagcatctaagcttggggatgcccaaggcatcccttcttcatcggcaacttatcaggtcacctctagtgaaactatatttttatttcgtcacatcttatgtgctttacttggagcgtctgtatgtttttgtttttgtttttgtttgaataaaatcggatcctagcattccttgtgtggtagagagacacgctccgctcgttcatatgaacactggtgttcttagctttacttttaatgttcatggcgaaggttgaaactgcttcattcattgttatatggttggaaacagaaaatgcttcatgtggtaattggtataatgtcttgaataatttgatacttggcaattgttgtgctcatatagatcatgtttaagctcttgcatcatgtactttgcacctattaatgaagaactacatagagcttgttaaaattttgttTGTATGATtgctctctctagagtctagatattttctggttaaggtgtttgaacaacaaggaagacagtgtagagtcttataatgcttgcaatatgttcttatgtaagttttgctgtaccggtttatacttgagtttgcttcaaacaaccttgctagcctaagccttgtatagagaggaattcttctcgtgcatccaaatccttgagccaaaaactatgccatttgtgtccaccatacctacctactacatggtatttctctgccattccaaagtaaattatttgagtgctacctttaaaattctattctttgtctttacaatatatagctcatgggaaaatagccttaaaaactattgtggtaaagaatatgtagcttatgtgtcttatttcttataagttgcttgttgagaggtaaccatgtttctggggacgccaccaactattacacctttgttgaatatcatgtgagttgctatgcatgttcgtcttgtctgaagtaagggtgatttatcatgatcaaatggtttgagtatgcatattgttagagaagaatattgggccgctaactaaagccatgaatcatggtggaagtttcttggacattaatcctcaatctcttatgagaatattatatgttgttgaatgcttatgcattaaagaggagtccattacatgttgtctatgttgtcccggtatggatgcctaagttgagaataatcaaaaacgagaaatcaaatgcgatgtttctccttagacctttgtacaggcggcatagaggtacccctttgtgacacttggttgaaacatatgttatgcaatgataatccatgtaaatccaagctaattaggacaaggtgagagcactattggtaatctatgcatgaggcttgcaacttataagatgtcttatacataacacatatgatttattactaccgttgacaaaattgtttctatgttttcaaaatgaaaagctctagcacaaaaatagtaatccatgcttcctctcgcgaagggcctttcttctactttattgttgagtcagtttacctacttctttctatcttagaagcaaacacttgtatcaactgtgtgcattgattcctacatacttgcttatttgcattcatcatattactttgtgttgacaattatccatgagatatacacgttgaagttgaaagcaactgctgaaacttatatcttcatttgtgttgcttcaaagctttctactaataatttattgctttatgagttaactcttatgcaagtattattgatgcttgtcttgaaagtactattcatgaaaagtctttgctatatgattcagttgtttattcattgtctttaccgttgcttcgaatcgctgcattcatctcatatgctttacaatagtattgatcaagattatgatagcatgtcacttcagaaattatccttgttatcgtttacctactcgagggagagtaggaactaagcttggggatgcttgatacgtctcaaacgtatctataatttcttatgctccatgctacttttatgatgatactcacatgttttatacacactttatgtcattattatgcattttccggcactaacctattgacgagatgccgaagagccagttgttgttttctgctgttattggtttcagaaatcctacaaaggaaatattctcggaattggaagaaatcaacgcctagggtcttatttttccacgaagcttccagaagaccgaaagggatacgaagtggggccacgaggtggccagaccataggccggcgcggccagggaggggcccgcgccgccctatggtgtgggcccctcgtcggccctccgactcgccccttccgcctacttatagccttcgtcgcgaaaaccccggcaccgagagccacgatacggaaaaccttccggagatgccgccgccgccaatcccatctcgggggattcgggagatcgcctccggcacctcgccggagaggggaatcatctcccggaggactcttcatcaccatgatcgcctccggattgatgtgtgagtagtttacccctggactatgggtccatagcagtagctagatggttgtcttctactcattgtgctatcatgttagatcttgtgagctgcctatcatgatcaagatcatctatttgtaatgctacatgttgtgtttgttgggatccgatgaatatggaatactatgtcaagttgattatcaatctatcatatatatgttgtttatgttcttgcatgctctccgttgctagtagaggctcgaccaagttgatacttgtgactccaagagggagtatttatgctcgatagtgggttcatgcctccattgaatgcgggacggtgacgtaaagttctaaggttgtggatgtgcttgttgccactaggga includes these proteins:
- the LOC124678775 gene encoding DNA mismatch repair protein MSH3-like — protein: MEGAGDPEEGSREGFVVKVGLVAVEVSTGEVVHGEFMDGASRSGLEAVLLDLAPVEVILGTPLSFATEKLMRAYAGSASNVRVECTPLACFGEGGALAELLSLFEKLEVSSPTIENNNQIILMNEADTNPHGIDNNNLHGIEGVMAMPELVVQAMALSARYLKGFGMARLICFGSLFRPFSANTEMSLSANALQQLEVLKNNSDGSTEGSLFRTMNNTCTAFGSRLFRHWLTHPLCDRNLIRARHDAVSEISESMGSRQDSVSILHGEEDGCCTALVRSDLSTILSSVLTMLGRSLDSQRGITRIFHCRATSKEFVGVIQAILTAGKQLKKLVIDDTDTVSSQHTTIHSSLLRRLISTASSSFVLANSVKLLSCLNKDAADQGDMANLFISSVDQFPEVAEGHVAVEMAKRKLDILIVEYRKQLGMRNLEYKTIAGTAYLIELPLDRRVPSDWMKVNSTKKTIRYHTPDILKNLNNLLLAKEELAVICRTTWHTFLMDFGKYYAQFQATVESLATLDCLYSLATLARQNNYVKPNFVPEDEASQIHIKNGRHPVLESLLGDNFVPNDTDLQADGEYCQIVTGPNMGGKSCYIRQVALITIMAQVGSFVPASSARLHVVDGVYTRMGASDSIQQGTSTFYEELNEASNILHNCSSRSLVIIDELGRGTSTHDGVAIAYATLHYLLKEKKCIVIFVTHYPKILDIQREFEGSVGAYHVSYLSTRKLLEITDEKMDIDTETEDLGEITFLYKLVAGASDRSFGLNVALLAQLPLRCIKRASVMAAKLQEELNEREENKLPRLMNKPAGDVPCESSREAGLVCTQPYQGLMEACRRVLCDMSSAQSSNCMTDVLSCLKNVKEVALKIING